In Triticum urartu cultivar G1812 chromosome 6, Tu2.1, whole genome shotgun sequence, the following proteins share a genomic window:
- the LOC125516468 gene encoding auxin-responsive protein SAUR40-like, with amino-acid sequence MAAWRRKETAEAYYLAADAGDRGKKVPKGYLPLALVGEDGDGDERVLVRVDALKELCMAALLEMAAQQFGYGQPGVLRIPCDAQQFHQMVAAMCSKTKAT; translated from the coding sequence ATGGCCGCCTGGAGAAGGAAGGAGACAGCCGAAGCATACTACCTCGCGGCCGATGCCGGCGACAGAGGAAAGAAGGTCCCCAAGGGGTACCTCCCGCTGGCGCTGGTGGGCGAGGATGGGGACGGCGACGAGCGGGTGCTGGTGCGGGTCGATGCGCTCAAGGAGCTGTGCATGGCGGCGCTGCTGGAGATGGCCGCGCAGCAGTTCGGCTACGGCCAGCCCGGCGTCCTCAGGATCCCCTGCGATGCACAGCAGTTTCACCAAATGGTCGCGGCCATGTGCAGCAAGACCAAAGCCACGTAG